The genomic DNA ATTTTTTGCAAAGCCTTGAATATGCCCTGTTTGTTTTTGTCTTGGCTATTTTGACGCTGTTTGCGCTTAGCCTGATATTCAAGCTGTTTTCTTTGTTATTGGATAAAATCGCGAAAATTGATTTTAAGAAACTTTTCAAAAAAGATAGATCAAATAACCAAAACGAGCCTTCTTCGGAGTTGGACGGTGCTGTTTACGCGACGGTAACGGATGAGAAGGGAAAGCAAAAAAGCTTTAAGATGACTTCCATAAAGAAACTAAAGGAGAATGACTGATGATTTGGGACGCGCTTAAAAACTTATGGCAAGATTCGGGTTTTGCTAATATGACTTGGCAGCAAGTTGTAATGATTATTATAGCCTGTGTTTTGTTATTCTTGGCGATTGTCAAAGAGTATGAGCCTTTGTTGCTTGTGACTATAGCTTTTGGAATGCTGCTTGCCAACCTACCCAAAACGGGACTTATGGCAAAAGCCGTGGGAGATGAAAACGGCGGCTTGTTATATTACTTATATTTGGGCGTAGAAAAAGGAATTTATCCTTCTTTGATTTTTTTGGGAATAGGCGCTATGACCGATTTTGGACCGCTGCTTTCCCGCCCTTCAAGTTTTTTGCTGGGCGCGGGCGCGCAAATGGGCATAAGCGTGGCTTTTATTATCGCTTGTTTGCTTGGGTTTACGGGACAAGAGGCGGCGTCTATCGCGATAATCGGGGGCGCGGACGGCCCTACCGCTATATATCAAACTACAAGGCTTGCGCCTAAGTTGCTGCCGGCTATAGCTATCGCGGCTTATTCTTACATGGCTCTTATACCCATAATTCAGCCTCCTATTATGAGATTGCTTACCACCAAAAAAGAGCGTATGGTTGTTATGGAACAGCCGCGCAAAGTTTCAAAAGCCGAAAAAATTTGCTTCCCCATTATAGTTACTATAA from Clostridiales bacterium includes the following:
- a CDS encoding sodium ion-translocating decarboxylase subunit beta codes for the protein MIWDALKNLWQDSGFANMTWQQVVMIIIACVLLFLAIVKEYEPLLLVTIAFGMLLANLPKTGLMAKAVGDENGGLLYYLYLGVEKGIYPSLIFLGIGAMTDFGPLLSRPSSFLLGAGAQMGISVAFIIACLLGFTGQEAASIAIIGGADGPTAIYQTTRLAPKLLPAIAIAAYSYMALIPIIQPPIMRLLTTKKERMVVMEQPRKVSKAEKICFPIIVTIICVLLLPSVAPLIGMLMLGNLFRECGVVDRLSDTAQNALINIVTIFLGLTVGATATGETFLSPDTIKIILLGLFAFAFSTVGGLLFGKLLYVISKGKINPLIGSAGVSAVPMAARVSQKEGQRANPNNYLLMHAMGPNVAGVIGSAVVAGIFLALFG